GTAAAGCGGATCAGCGCTACCAGAATATGCTGCAAACCAAACGGCAGCAGCAGGCGTTCACCAGTACCAAAAATCATCGGCCCAAAATCGCCCGCGCTATTGATGATATGACCAATACCGGTGATGCCCAGGGCAAAGACCGGCCAGACCAGCGGGATCACCAGACCAAACAGACCCATCACCACCGTGGTAATGATCGGCACAAAACGGGTTCCGCCGAAGAAGGCCAACGCATCCGGCAGCCGAATATTATGAAAACGCTCATGCAGCATCCAGATAATCACCCCGGCGATAACCGCGCCGAGAATACCGGTGTCGATCGACTGAATACCAATCACGTTCTGGATGTTGTTGGCTTTAAGAATCGCCGCGTCAGTGGTCGGCAGAATACCCTTCGCCGTTAGCCAGAAGTTCACCGCCAGATTCATAACGGCGTAACCGACAAAACCGGCAAACGCCGCGACGCCTTTGTTCTCACGCGCCAGACCCAGCGGGATAGCGATACAGAACATCACGGGCAGGAAGCTAAACGCGAAGGAGCCAACTTTGCTCATCCAGACAAAGATCGCCTGCAGCACGGGATTGCCCAGGAACGGAATCAGCGTCACGACATCGTGGCTACTCAGTGAACTGCCGATCCCCAGCATGATCCCGCAAAAAGAGAGGAGCGCCACGGGTAACATAAAGGTTTTACCCAGTTGCTGGAAAAACTCCCACAGCGATATTTTTTGTGCTGCTTTCGCCGTCATAAAACGACTCCTTTATTGTTAAAATAAATGTTACGTCTTCATTGCAGCGAAAGATAAAACGTTTTACCAAAGTTTAGTGCGCTCTGAATCACATTCTCATGCTTTAATTCGCAGTATAAAGATAACGTATTGATAAAACGTTTTACCGTTCTGAACATCAGGGAGCTATGCGTTCACATGTCTGTTGCAAAAAAAATCACCATTAATGACGTTGCGCTGGCGGCAGGGGTGTCGGTCAGCACCGTGTCGCTTGTCTTGAGTGGAAAGGGGCGAATTTCTGCCGCCACGGGCCAGCGCGTCAACGATGCGGTTGAGCAACTCGGGTTTGTGCGTAACCGTCAGGCGGCATCGCTGCGTGGGGGGCAAAGTGGCGTGATCGGCCTGATTGTCCGTGACCTGACGTCCCCATTTTATGCAGAACTGACCGCGGGGCTGACCGAAGCGCTGGAAGCGCAGGGGCGCATGGTTTTTCTAATGCACGGGGGCCGCGAGCCGGAACAGCTCCTGTCTCGCCTTGATATGTTGCTCACTCAGGGTGTGGACGGCGTCATTATCGCCGGTGCTTCTGGCGCGGGGAGCGAACTTTGCGCACGCGCCGCCGACAAAGGCATTCCGCTGGTGTTTGCTTCACGCGCCAGCTATCTCGATGAAGCCGACACGCTGCGTCCCGACAACATGCAGGCGGCGCAAATGCTGACCGAACATCTTATTCGTCGCGGTCATCAGCGTATTGCATGGCTAGGCGGAAAAAGTTCTTCGCTGACCCGCGCCGAGCGCGTCGGGGGGTACTGCGCCACGCTGATTAAATACGGTTTGCCTTTTCACAGCGAATGGGTTGTCGAATGCGAGTCCAGTCAAAAGAAAGCGGCGGAAGCGATGGGGGCATTACTCAGCAGCAACCCAACCATCAGCGCGGTCATTTGTTATAACGACATTATTGCGATGGGGGCATGGTTCGGTTTGATTCGTGCGGGCCGTCAGACGGGTGAGGGCGGGGTTGAGGCGTTCTTCGATCATCAGGTGGCGCTGGGGGCATTTGCAGACGTGGGAGAAAACGCGCTGGATGATTTACCCATCGTCTGGGCGACGACCCCAGCACGCGAGATGGGCTATACGCTGGCGGATCGCATTATGCAGCGGATTGATAAATCGGAAGTGCAGGCTGGGCATCAGATTGTATCGGCGCGGCTGGTGACGGTGAAATAGCGGGATGTTTCTGAGCGAAGGGCGTTTCGGGCAAATAAAAAGCCCCTCAACAGAGGGGCTTTAACACTACTGCTGCGGTACGGCAGGCATTGCGGGTGCTGCCGGTTCGGCAGGTGCATCCTGGCCCGGTAAGCCGAGGGTCGGCATACCGAACATGCCGACAAAATCTTCCAGCGGCATTTTCTGACCGTTGAGTGTGACCTGGCCATTGGCATACTGCAGGCTGGTCCCGATCACGTTGTCTTCAAGCGTAGTGATACGGAACATCTGGCCCATAGCCGCCATGCCTTTCACCTGCTGGCTCGCCAGTTTTGCAGCGTCCGCTTCGTTATACCCTTCCAGCTTCGCAATCTGCGTCATGAACTCAGTCGCCATATCCACAGGAATGGTCAGCTTGCTTTCAAGCGATTTCACGCTGCGATCCACTTCCTGCGCCAGCGTTTGAGCTTCTCCAGTTGCGGTCGCCGGATCTTTCAGGAACAACGACAGGTTAAAGTTGGTTTCGCCTTTGCTGTTTTTCCAGCTCAGCGGCGCAATCGTAATAACCGGTTCGCCTTTTAACAGGATCGGCAAATTACTGACGAGTGCATCCATCGCTTTCTGCTGGTACAGCTCAGGATTGTTGGTCATCAGCTCTTTATCCGCGAGCAAAGCCTGACTCTGCGCACGATACTGCTGGCTAAACTGGTGCCACGCCTGGCCATCGATATTGCCCACTTTCGCGGTCAGTTTGCCGGAACCCAGATCCTGACCCTGCACCTTCAGGCTTTTCAGGGTGTAATCCAGTTGGCTGTCGATATTCTTGCCATCTTTAGAGATCTCAGATTTGCCGTTGAGATCCATCTCTTCCAGCACGGCCATCTCTTTCCCTTCAACGCCGATTGCCAGCTTACCGAGGGAGATTTTCTGATCGCCAATACGCTCGTCAAAGCTGGTGAGGCGGCTATTACCGTCAGTTTTCAGATTATTAAAGGTCAGCTGAACCTTCTGGCCGTATTCATTCACCGCGTTAACCAGTCCGCTTTCTGCGCTACCCGTCAGTGAGAATTCGTTACCTTCGCGATCGGCATCAAGCTGGAAATTACCGCCGCTAAAGGCCACTTTTTCATCGCCTTTTTCGTAGTTCAGGGCTTTAAGGGCGATATCCGAGCGGGTATCACCGGCATAG
This sequence is a window from Enterobacter sp. 638. Protein-coding genes within it:
- a CDS encoding Mal regulon transcriptional regulator MalI, with translation MSVAKKITINDVALAAGVSVSTVSLVLSGKGRISAATGQRVNDAVEQLGFVRNRQAASLRGGQSGVIGLIVRDLTSPFYAELTAGLTEALEAQGRMVFLMHGGREPEQLLSRLDMLLTQGVDGVIIAGASGAGSELCARAADKGIPLVFASRASYLDEADTLRPDNMQAAQMLTEHLIRRGHQRIAWLGGKSSSLTRAERVGGYCATLIKYGLPFHSEWVVECESSQKKAAEAMGALLSSNPTISAVICYNDIIAMGAWFGLIRAGRQTGEGGVEAFFDHQVALGAFADVGENALDDLPIVWATTPAREMGYTLADRIMQRIDKSEVQAGHQIVSARLVTVK
- a CDS encoding YdgA family protein, which gives rise to MKKSVIAVGVVVALGVVWTGASWFTGKQLENRLAEMVAQANSEMKRTAPEAGLELSYQDYQRGVFTSHMQLVVKPVAGTENTWLKAGQSIVLDEVIDHGPFPFAQLKHFNLIPSMASVKTTLVNNEASKPLFDLAKNEPPFVIDTRISYAGDTRSDIALKALNYEKGDEKVAFSGGNFQLDADREGNEFSLTGSAESGLVNAVNEYGQKVQLTFNNLKTDGNSRLTSFDERIGDQKISLGKLAIGVEGKEMAVLEEMDLNGKSEISKDGKNIDSQLDYTLKSLKVQGQDLGSGKLTAKVGNIDGQAWHQFSQQYRAQSQALLADKELMTNNPELYQQKAMDALVSNLPILLKGEPVITIAPLSWKNSKGETNFNLSLFLKDPATATGEAQTLAQEVDRSVKSLESKLTIPVDMATEFMTQIAKLEGYNEADAAKLASQQVKGMAAMGQMFRITTLEDNVIGTSLQYANGQVTLNGQKMPLEDFVGMFGMPTLGLPGQDAPAEPAAPAMPAVPQQ